A stretch of DNA from Actinomycetota bacterium:
GGGCTGGATCGAGCTGCTGGGCGCCGGCATGGTCCACCCCAACGTGCTCCGGGCCGGCGGGTACGACCCCGACGAGGTCTCCGGCTTCGCCGCCGGGACCGGCATCGAGCGGCCCTTCATGCTCCGCTCCGGCCTGGCCGACATGCGCACCCTGACCGACAACGACGTCCGCTGGCTGACCAGCGTCTAAGAGAGGAGACTTCCATGCGCGTCCCGCTCTCCTGGCTGGCCAGCCATGTCGACATCGACGTCCCGGCGGCCACCCTGGCCGACAGGCTGACCTTCGCCGGCATCGAGATCGAGACCGTCCACCGGGTCGGGGACGACCTGGCCGGCATCCTCACCGCCCGGGTCCTGGAGGTGAGCCCGCACCCCGACGCCGACCGCCTCGTCCTGGTCCGCATCGAGGCCGGCGGCGAGGACCGCTCGGTGGTCTGCGGCGCCCGCAACTTCGCCCCCGGCGACGTCGTGCCCTGGGCGGCCCCCGGGGCCAAGCTGCCCGGAGGGGTCGAGATCGGCCGCCGCAAGGTCCGCGGCGCCCTCTCCGACGGCATGCTCGCCTCCGCCCGCGAGCTGGGCGTGTTCGACGACCACGCCGGGATCCTGGTCCTGCCGCCGGACACGCCGGTCGGGGCCGACGTGGTCGAGGCGGTCGACCTGCGCGACACCGTGCTCGACGTCAAGACCGCCCCCAACCGCGGCGACATCCTCTCCATGCGCGGCATCGCCCGCGAGGTCGCGCTGCTGCTCGGCAAGGAGCTCAAGCCGCTCGACCTCCCGGTGCCCGAGACCGGGCCGCCCGCCGACGGCCTGGCCTCGGTGGCGGTGGAGGACACCGAGGGCTGCCCGCTGTACGCCGCCCGGGTCGTCCAGGGGCTGGACGCGGCCCGGCCCAGCCCCCTGTGGATGGCCCGGCGGCTGTACCTGTACGGCCAGCGCCCGCTCGGGGCGGTCGTCGACGTCACCAACTACCTGCTGCTCGACCAGGGCCAGCCCCTGCACGCCTTCGACCTCGACCTGGTCCCGGGGCGGCGGATCGTGGTCCGCCGGGCCGCCGAGGGCGAGACCGTCCGCACCCTCGACGGCCGCGACCGGGCCCTCACCACCCAGGACACGGTGATCACCTCCGGCGAGCAGGTCCTGGCCCTGGCCGGGATCATGGGCGGCGAGGACACCGAGGTCCGTGCGGCCACCGCCAACGTCCTGATCGAGTCGGCCCACTTCCCCCCGGCGGTCGTGCGCCGGACCATGCGCCGGCTCGGCATGAGCACCGAGGGCGGCCAGCGCTGGGCCCGCGGGGTCGACCCGGCCGGGGCCGAGCCGGTCTGCGACCAGGCGGCCCGGCTGATGGCCGAGCTGGCCGGCGGCACCGTGGCCGCCGGGCGGCTGCGGGCCGGCCCCGGAGTCCCAGAGCGGGAGGCGATCCGGCTCGACTGGGCCCGGTCCTCCGAGCGCCTCGGCGCCCCCGCCGACCCCGAGTTCGCCGCCGCCCACCTGCGCGCCTACGGCTGCCGGACCGAGGTCACCGACCGCCGGACCGTGCTCGCCGTCCCGCCGAGCTGGCGCTTCGACCTGG
This window harbors:
- the pheT gene encoding phenylalanine--tRNA ligase subunit beta is translated as MRVPLSWLASHVDIDVPAATLADRLTFAGIEIETVHRVGDDLAGILTARVLEVSPHPDADRLVLVRIEAGGEDRSVVCGARNFAPGDVVPWAAPGAKLPGGVEIGRRKVRGALSDGMLASARELGVFDDHAGILVLPPDTPVGADVVEAVDLRDTVLDVKTAPNRGDILSMRGIAREVALLLGKELKPLDLPVPETGPPADGLASVAVEDTEGCPLYAARVVQGLDAARPSPLWMARRLYLYGQRPLGAVVDVTNYLLLDQGQPLHAFDLDLVPGRRIVVRRAAEGETVRTLDGRDRALTTQDTVITSGEQVLALAGIMGGEDTEVRAATANVLIESAHFPPAVVRRTMRRLGMSTEGGQRWARGVDPAGAEPVCDQAARLMAELAGGTVAAGRLRAGPGVPEREAIRLDWARSSERLGAPADPEFAAAHLRAYGCRTEVTDRRTVLAVPPSWRFDLELWADLEEEVARGWGYDQVPATLPGATGGRLTATQRLRRQAREVLAGMGVTEVQTLPFLSQADLDRLGLPAG